One stretch of Oncorhynchus masou masou isolate Uvic2021 chromosome 9, UVic_Omas_1.1, whole genome shotgun sequence DNA includes these proteins:
- the LOC135545258 gene encoding insulin-like growth factor-binding protein complex acid labile subunit yields the protein MLVSLSMVIMALISVAATCPASPCECLDNVTVSCPDKRLKKFPNLPDGTEELYMAHNLIEAFPTSGLEQLQFLDLTKNCLNVSLTSNFIWPNMSSLVKLFLRGNYLGSLGPRQLQGLSALTFLDLSENNMEALQPGSLQGLGQLKTLILTLNQINSLQYGALGGAPALTDLHLSSNSIVEFEKGVFENSSKLVKLILSKNNLVSIGNGTFSGAVNLSHLDLSGNRLDSVPVAALKDVSQLHSLYLQKNSITFLPEDAFSELSHLRILVLNNNHLSIMAKDSLSGLAHLGQLDLSYNNLQSLPSEVFQYLGRLELLDLYHNRLTYLPENLFHNLTMLRELQLDSNNISYIPPGLFHMVSKLRELQLDNNQIADLHNALFSRLRRLRTLYLDNNAISTIPRGLFHKTKRLRELQLNNNHLRSLPKSIFHGLAKLHSLKLFNNRLTALQPQQFSTLGNLRELLLNENLIEDLPTGIFSELRSLKMLDLDNNRLTALTPAGFDGLGTLKELHLSFNQLRDLPYATFYSLDDLRRLLLQNNRLVALHPQVFAPLADLQELDLDNNQIEQLHPDMFQGPHRLQKLHLKSNRLSSLLNGTLEPLQSLKALHLEGNPWDCSCRSPILYISNWIINNTQMLQDEPMCSTLNRPISQPAHLLKPCVSIACFPRHELPLEMLTVLTAWLLASAFL from the coding sequence ATGTTGGTGAGTTTAAGTATGGTCATCATGGCCCTCATCTCAGTAGCTGCTACCTGTCCTGCCTCACCATGTGAATGTCTGGACAACGTCACAGTCAGCTGCCCGgacaagaggctgaagaaattcccTAACCTCCCAGATGGTACTGAGGAGCTTTATATGGCCCACAACCTGATCGAGGCATTCCCCACCAGTGGACTGGAGCAGCTGCAGTTCCTGGATCTCACCAAGAACTGTCTCAATGTCTCCTTGACTTCCAACTTCATCTGGCCCAACATGAGCAGCCTGGTCAAGCTGTTTCTCAGGGGTAATTACCTGGGTTCATTGGGCCCTCGGCAGCTCCAAGGCCTCTCAGCACTCACCTTCCTGGACCTCAGCGAGAACAACATGGAGGCCCTGCAACCAGGATCCCTACAAGGCCTTGGTCAATTAAAGACGCTCATTCTAACACTGAACCAGATCAACAGCCTGCAGTACGGGGCACTGGGTGGAGCCCCTGCACTCACTGACCTTCACCTGAGCAGCAACAGTATTGTGGAGTTTGAGAAAGGGGTGTTTGAGAATTCATCCAAATTGGTAAAGCTGATTTTGTCTAAGAACAACTTGGTTAGCATTGGGAATGGCACATTCAGTGGAGCAGTTAACCTGAGTCATCTGGACCTCAGTGGAAACAGGTTAGATTCTGTGCCCGTTGCTGCCCTGAAGGATGTGTCACAGCTGCACAGCTTGTACCTCCAGAAGAACAGCATCACATTTTTACCAGAAGATGCTTTCTCTGAGCTCAGCCATCTAAGGATCTTGGTTTTGAATAATAACCATCTGAGCATAATGGCTAAGGACTCATTGAGTGGTCTAGCACATCTCGGTCAATTGGATCTGAGCTACAATAACCTCCAATCCCTTCCTTCTGAAGTGTTTCAATATCTAGGCAGACTGGAGCTCCTGGATCTCTACCACAACAGGCTGACATACCTTCCAGAGAACCTGTTTCACAACCTAACTATGCTGAGAGAGCTGCAACTTGACAGCAACAATATCTCATACATACCACCAGGGCTCTTTCACATGGTGTCTAAGCTAAGGGAACTCCAGCTGGACAACAATCAGATAGCTGACCTCCATAATGCCTTGTTCTCCAGACTGAGAAGGCTACGGACACTCTACCTGGACAACAACGCAATAAGCACAATTCCCAGAGGCCTATTCCACAAGACCAAGAGACTCAGGGAGCTACAGTTGAACAATAACCACCTCAGGTCTCTCCCTAAGTCCATCTTCCATGGTCTGGCTAAACTCCACTCCCTGAAGCTTTTCAATAACCGTCTCACAGCTCTTCAACCTCAGCAGTTTTCTACCCTAGGAAACCTGAGAGAGCTCCTGCTGAATGAAAACCTGATCGAAGATCTTCCCACAGGCATATTTTCTGAGCTTCGCAGCCTCAAGATGCTGGATTTGGATAACAACCGCCTCACAGCACTGACTCCTGCAGGCTTTGATGGGTTAGGTACACTAAAGGAGCTTCATCTCAGCTTCAATCAGCTCCGTGATCTCCCATATGCAACCTTCTACTCCCTGGATGACCTACGTAGACTCCTTCTCCAGAACAACCGCTTGGTGGCCTTGCACCCTCAAGTCTTCGCACCCCTGGCCGACTTACAGGAGCTTGACTTAGACAATAACCAGATAGAACAGCTACACCCTGACATGTTTCAAGGCCCTCACCGTCTCCAGAAACTTCACCTGAAATCAAATCGCCTCAGTAGTCTTTTGAATGGGACACTGGAGCCTTTGCAGAGCCTGAAGGCCCTCCACCTGGAGGGGAACCCCTGGGACTGCTCTTGCAGATCACCCATCCTGTACATCAGTAACTGGATCATCAACAACACCCAGATGTTACAGGACGAACCCATGTGTTCCACACTCAACCGACCCATTTCACAGCCTGCACACCTTTTAAAGCCCTGTGTGAGCATTGCATGCTTCCCCAGACACGAACTTCCCCTAGAGATGCTGACAGTGCTTACAGCTTGGCTTCTAGCTAGCGCTTTTCTTTGA
- the LOC135546265 gene encoding gastrula zinc finger protein XlCGF26.1-like isoform X3 gives MEILAKEAVDQICKLFNECSSILHLEVSRSQTENEDLKKRLDAVETKLRTVLEGSGGQENTSANGCCSEVKIIHQLKGTHPGVCAGDAEVKRSPILHLWKGRLPSTVNEHSNIEETIESVIIKEEGLEDYLYSSTSDPSSFLESHAQELSDPENPSEDPKDRVGAAGPKHLRKPKITGARQARPKKENHLSCKHCRKTFSKLIQLKAHQAIHAAAEKPFNCKQCGRGFSFKRSLDAHQLLHTGERPHTCGDCGKAFTLKQLLKNHQRLHAGLRPFGCDECGKSFNRAHGLKMHQIVHTGERKYSCEICKKSFSIPGNLHRHQRIHTGEKPFRCDTCGKSFNQADTLKGHQRIHTGERPFTCETCGKCFIQRSALKMHQRTHAGENAFLCVVCGTVLACVNSLKTHLQAHTAEMPCICSVCGSSLSSFTHLKSHQQLHTMEKPHSCGLCNKSFKSVSYLNIHMKTHTGERPFTCDVCGRMFTQHSSLKTHQAVHTGEKPFSCETCGKCFSNTGNLNRHQRIHTGEKPFSCDLCGRSFNQGNSLKAHKQIHTGEKLFMCDKCGKSFSYLRNLKDHKCYYI, from the exons ATGGAGATACTGGCAAAGGAGGCTGTGGACCAAATCTGCAAGCTATTCAACGAGTGCTCCTCCATTCTGCATCTGGAAGTGTCTCGGAGTCAAACTGAGAATGAGGACTTGAAGAAGAGGCTAGATGCGGTTGAGACCAAACTGAGGACTGTCTTAGAAGGGAGTGGAGGACAAGAGAACACATCAGCCAATGGCTGCTGCAGTGAAGTCAAGATCATCCACCAGTTAAAAGGCACACACCCAG GCGTATGCGCTGGTGATGCAGAAGTGAAACGATCCCCCATCCTCCACCTGTGGAAAGGGAGACTTCCCTCAACTGTAAACGAG CACTCCAACATTGAGGAAACGATCGAGTCAGTTATTATCAAAGAAGAAGGCTTAGAAGATTACTTGTACAGTAGCACCTCAGACCCAAGTTCTTTTTTAGAGAGCCACGCCCAGGAGTTGAGTGACCCAGAGAACCCCTCAGAGGACCCAAAGGACAGAGTCGGCGCCGCAGGGCCAAAGCATTTGAGAAAGCCAAAGATCACTGGGGCTCGTCAGGCAAGGCCCAAAAAGGAGAACCATCTTAGCTGCAAGCACTGCAGGAAGACATTCAGCAAACTGATCCAGCTGAAAGCTCACCAGGCGATCCATGCAGCAGCGGAGAAACCTTTTAACTGCAAACAATGCGGCAGAGGTTTTTCCTTTAAACGCAGTTTGGATGCACACCAGCTgcttcacacaggagagagaccacACACCTGTGGCGATTGTGGTAAAGCTTTCACCTTAAAGCAGCTACTCAAGAATCACCAGAGACTCCATGCAGGGTTGAGACCGTTCGGCTGCGACGAATGTGGCAAGAGCTTTAACCGGGCCCACGGTCTCAAGATGCACCAGATcgtccacacaggagagaggaaatACAGCTGTGAGATCTGCAAGAAGAGTTTCAGCATACCAGGAAATCTCCACAGGCACCAGCGTATACACACCGGTGAGAAACCGTTCCGTTGCGATACTTGCGGGAAAAGCTTCAACCAGGCAGACACTCTGAAAGGACACCAGCGGATCCACACAGGAGAAAGGCCATTTACCTGTGAGACGTGTGGGAAGTGTTTCATTCAAAGAAGTGCTCTGAAAATGCACCAAAGAACCCACGCAGGAGAGAACGCCTTCCTCTGTGTGGTGTGCGGGACAGTACTGGCTTGCGTCAACTCTCTcaaaacacaccttcaggctcacACAGCAGAGATGCCTTGTATTTGCTCAGTGTGCGGTAGTAGTCTCAGTTCATTCACTCACCTCAAATCGCACCAGCAACTCCATACTATGGAGAAGCCGCACAGCTGTGGCCTATGCAACAAGAGCTTCAAGTCGGTCAGCTACCTGAACATACACATGAAAACTCACACTGGGGAGAGACCGTTCACCTGTGACGTGTGTGGAAGGATGTTCACTCAACACAGCAGCCTGAAAACCCACCAGGCAGTCCATACTGGGGAGAAACCTTTCAGCTGTGAAACGTGTGGGAAATGTTTCAGCAACACTGGGAACCTCAACAGGCACCAGCggatacacactggagagaagccttttAGCTGTGACCTCTGTGGGAGGAGCTTCAACCAGGGCAACAGCCTCAAAGCCCACAAACAaatccacacaggggagaaactaTTCATGTGCGACAAATGCGGGAAGAGTTTTTCCTACCTGAGGAATCTGAAAGATCACAAGTGCTATTATATCTAA
- the LOC135546265 gene encoding gastrula zinc finger protein XlCGF26.1-like isoform X1, translating to MSVLQGQIDSILEIMVRATVTEISKVIEGSASSEVPTTGDNASEAPNEQLTQLTSFMEILAKEAVDQICKLFNECSSILHLEVSRSQTENEDLKKRLDAVETKLRTVLEGSGGQENTSANGCCSEVKIIHQLKGTHPGVCAGDAEVKRSPILHLWKGRLPSTVNEHSNIEETIESVIIKEEGLEDYLYSSTSDPSSFLESHAQELSDPENPSEDPKDRVGAAGPKHLRKPKITGARQARPKKENHLSCKHCRKTFSKLIQLKAHQAIHAAAEKPFNCKQCGRGFSFKRSLDAHQLLHTGERPHTCGDCGKAFTLKQLLKNHQRLHAGLRPFGCDECGKSFNRAHGLKMHQIVHTGERKYSCEICKKSFSIPGNLHRHQRIHTGEKPFRCDTCGKSFNQADTLKGHQRIHTGERPFTCETCGKCFIQRSALKMHQRTHAGENAFLCVVCGTVLACVNSLKTHLQAHTAEMPCICSVCGSSLSSFTHLKSHQQLHTMEKPHSCGLCNKSFKSVSYLNIHMKTHTGERPFTCDVCGRMFTQHSSLKTHQAVHTGEKPFSCETCGKCFSNTGNLNRHQRIHTGEKPFSCDLCGRSFNQGNSLKAHKQIHTGEKLFMCDKCGKSFSYLRNLKDHKCYYI from the exons ATGTCAGTTTTGCAAGGACAGATTGACTCCATTTTGGAGATAATGGTTAGAGCGACTGTTACAGAAATTAGCAAAGTTATCGAGGGTTCTGCCTCGTCTGAAGTGCCAACAACGGGAGATAACGCGAGTGAAGCCCCAAACGAACAG TTGACCCAGTTGACATCATTCATGGAGATACTGGCAAAGGAGGCTGTGGACCAAATCTGCAAGCTATTCAACGAGTGCTCCTCCATTCTGCATCTGGAAGTGTCTCGGAGTCAAACTGAGAATGAGGACTTGAAGAAGAGGCTAGATGCGGTTGAGACCAAACTGAGGACTGTCTTAGAAGGGAGTGGAGGACAAGAGAACACATCAGCCAATGGCTGCTGCAGTGAAGTCAAGATCATCCACCAGTTAAAAGGCACACACCCAG GCGTATGCGCTGGTGATGCAGAAGTGAAACGATCCCCCATCCTCCACCTGTGGAAAGGGAGACTTCCCTCAACTGTAAACGAG CACTCCAACATTGAGGAAACGATCGAGTCAGTTATTATCAAAGAAGAAGGCTTAGAAGATTACTTGTACAGTAGCACCTCAGACCCAAGTTCTTTTTTAGAGAGCCACGCCCAGGAGTTGAGTGACCCAGAGAACCCCTCAGAGGACCCAAAGGACAGAGTCGGCGCCGCAGGGCCAAAGCATTTGAGAAAGCCAAAGATCACTGGGGCTCGTCAGGCAAGGCCCAAAAAGGAGAACCATCTTAGCTGCAAGCACTGCAGGAAGACATTCAGCAAACTGATCCAGCTGAAAGCTCACCAGGCGATCCATGCAGCAGCGGAGAAACCTTTTAACTGCAAACAATGCGGCAGAGGTTTTTCCTTTAAACGCAGTTTGGATGCACACCAGCTgcttcacacaggagagagaccacACACCTGTGGCGATTGTGGTAAAGCTTTCACCTTAAAGCAGCTACTCAAGAATCACCAGAGACTCCATGCAGGGTTGAGACCGTTCGGCTGCGACGAATGTGGCAAGAGCTTTAACCGGGCCCACGGTCTCAAGATGCACCAGATcgtccacacaggagagaggaaatACAGCTGTGAGATCTGCAAGAAGAGTTTCAGCATACCAGGAAATCTCCACAGGCACCAGCGTATACACACCGGTGAGAAACCGTTCCGTTGCGATACTTGCGGGAAAAGCTTCAACCAGGCAGACACTCTGAAAGGACACCAGCGGATCCACACAGGAGAAAGGCCATTTACCTGTGAGACGTGTGGGAAGTGTTTCATTCAAAGAAGTGCTCTGAAAATGCACCAAAGAACCCACGCAGGAGAGAACGCCTTCCTCTGTGTGGTGTGCGGGACAGTACTGGCTTGCGTCAACTCTCTcaaaacacaccttcaggctcacACAGCAGAGATGCCTTGTATTTGCTCAGTGTGCGGTAGTAGTCTCAGTTCATTCACTCACCTCAAATCGCACCAGCAACTCCATACTATGGAGAAGCCGCACAGCTGTGGCCTATGCAACAAGAGCTTCAAGTCGGTCAGCTACCTGAACATACACATGAAAACTCACACTGGGGAGAGACCGTTCACCTGTGACGTGTGTGGAAGGATGTTCACTCAACACAGCAGCCTGAAAACCCACCAGGCAGTCCATACTGGGGAGAAACCTTTCAGCTGTGAAACGTGTGGGAAATGTTTCAGCAACACTGGGAACCTCAACAGGCACCAGCggatacacactggagagaagccttttAGCTGTGACCTCTGTGGGAGGAGCTTCAACCAGGGCAACAGCCTCAAAGCCCACAAACAaatccacacaggggagaaactaTTCATGTGCGACAAATGCGGGAAGAGTTTTTCCTACCTGAGGAATCTGAAAGATCACAAGTGCTATTATATCTAA
- the LOC135546265 gene encoding gastrula zinc finger protein XlCGF26.1-like isoform X2 — protein sequence MPLREEAHHLTQLTSFMEILAKEAVDQICKLFNECSSILHLEVSRSQTENEDLKKRLDAVETKLRTVLEGSGGQENTSANGCCSEVKIIHQLKGTHPGVCAGDAEVKRSPILHLWKGRLPSTVNEHSNIEETIESVIIKEEGLEDYLYSSTSDPSSFLESHAQELSDPENPSEDPKDRVGAAGPKHLRKPKITGARQARPKKENHLSCKHCRKTFSKLIQLKAHQAIHAAAEKPFNCKQCGRGFSFKRSLDAHQLLHTGERPHTCGDCGKAFTLKQLLKNHQRLHAGLRPFGCDECGKSFNRAHGLKMHQIVHTGERKYSCEICKKSFSIPGNLHRHQRIHTGEKPFRCDTCGKSFNQADTLKGHQRIHTGERPFTCETCGKCFIQRSALKMHQRTHAGENAFLCVVCGTVLACVNSLKTHLQAHTAEMPCICSVCGSSLSSFTHLKSHQQLHTMEKPHSCGLCNKSFKSVSYLNIHMKTHTGERPFTCDVCGRMFTQHSSLKTHQAVHTGEKPFSCETCGKCFSNTGNLNRHQRIHTGEKPFSCDLCGRSFNQGNSLKAHKQIHTGEKLFMCDKCGKSFSYLRNLKDHKCYYI from the exons ATGCCATTGCGTGAAGAAGCACACCAT TTGACCCAGTTGACATCATTCATGGAGATACTGGCAAAGGAGGCTGTGGACCAAATCTGCAAGCTATTCAACGAGTGCTCCTCCATTCTGCATCTGGAAGTGTCTCGGAGTCAAACTGAGAATGAGGACTTGAAGAAGAGGCTAGATGCGGTTGAGACCAAACTGAGGACTGTCTTAGAAGGGAGTGGAGGACAAGAGAACACATCAGCCAATGGCTGCTGCAGTGAAGTCAAGATCATCCACCAGTTAAAAGGCACACACCCAG GCGTATGCGCTGGTGATGCAGAAGTGAAACGATCCCCCATCCTCCACCTGTGGAAAGGGAGACTTCCCTCAACTGTAAACGAG CACTCCAACATTGAGGAAACGATCGAGTCAGTTATTATCAAAGAAGAAGGCTTAGAAGATTACTTGTACAGTAGCACCTCAGACCCAAGTTCTTTTTTAGAGAGCCACGCCCAGGAGTTGAGTGACCCAGAGAACCCCTCAGAGGACCCAAAGGACAGAGTCGGCGCCGCAGGGCCAAAGCATTTGAGAAAGCCAAAGATCACTGGGGCTCGTCAGGCAAGGCCCAAAAAGGAGAACCATCTTAGCTGCAAGCACTGCAGGAAGACATTCAGCAAACTGATCCAGCTGAAAGCTCACCAGGCGATCCATGCAGCAGCGGAGAAACCTTTTAACTGCAAACAATGCGGCAGAGGTTTTTCCTTTAAACGCAGTTTGGATGCACACCAGCTgcttcacacaggagagagaccacACACCTGTGGCGATTGTGGTAAAGCTTTCACCTTAAAGCAGCTACTCAAGAATCACCAGAGACTCCATGCAGGGTTGAGACCGTTCGGCTGCGACGAATGTGGCAAGAGCTTTAACCGGGCCCACGGTCTCAAGATGCACCAGATcgtccacacaggagagaggaaatACAGCTGTGAGATCTGCAAGAAGAGTTTCAGCATACCAGGAAATCTCCACAGGCACCAGCGTATACACACCGGTGAGAAACCGTTCCGTTGCGATACTTGCGGGAAAAGCTTCAACCAGGCAGACACTCTGAAAGGACACCAGCGGATCCACACAGGAGAAAGGCCATTTACCTGTGAGACGTGTGGGAAGTGTTTCATTCAAAGAAGTGCTCTGAAAATGCACCAAAGAACCCACGCAGGAGAGAACGCCTTCCTCTGTGTGGTGTGCGGGACAGTACTGGCTTGCGTCAACTCTCTcaaaacacaccttcaggctcacACAGCAGAGATGCCTTGTATTTGCTCAGTGTGCGGTAGTAGTCTCAGTTCATTCACTCACCTCAAATCGCACCAGCAACTCCATACTATGGAGAAGCCGCACAGCTGTGGCCTATGCAACAAGAGCTTCAAGTCGGTCAGCTACCTGAACATACACATGAAAACTCACACTGGGGAGAGACCGTTCACCTGTGACGTGTGTGGAAGGATGTTCACTCAACACAGCAGCCTGAAAACCCACCAGGCAGTCCATACTGGGGAGAAACCTTTCAGCTGTGAAACGTGTGGGAAATGTTTCAGCAACACTGGGAACCTCAACAGGCACCAGCggatacacactggagagaagccttttAGCTGTGACCTCTGTGGGAGGAGCTTCAACCAGGGCAACAGCCTCAAAGCCCACAAACAaatccacacaggggagaaactaTTCATGTGCGACAAATGCGGGAAGAGTTTTTCCTACCTGAGGAATCTGAAAGATCACAAGTGCTATTATATCTAA